A single window of Flavobacterium aestivum DNA harbors:
- a CDS encoding DUF423 domain-containing protein — protein MEKKIISTGALLGMIAIILGAFGAHALKNVLSLEQLSTFETGVRYQMYHALFLLFIGTTNIINQKTKKNIYNLTLIGTILFSGSIYLLATNNLTTIDFKIFGFVTPIGGILLISAWLKLFFDILIPMKKKTKI, from the coding sequence ATGGAAAAGAAAATAATCTCAACTGGGGCCCTATTGGGTATGATTGCAATAATTTTAGGAGCTTTTGGTGCACATGCACTAAAAAACGTACTCTCCTTAGAACAACTTTCTACTTTTGAGACAGGTGTACGATATCAAATGTACCATGCATTATTTTTATTATTTATTGGCACAACAAATATCATTAATCAGAAAACAAAAAAAAATATTTATAATTTAACTTTAATTGGAACCATACTCTTTTCTGGTTCTATTTACTTATTGGCAACAAACAATCTTACTACAATAGATTTTAAAATTTTTGGGTTTGTAACCCCTATTGGAGGCATATTACTTATTTCAGCTTGGCTTAAGTTATTCTTCGATATTTTAATCCCGATGAAAAAGAAAACTAAAATATAA
- a CDS encoding proline racemase family protein, with product MSSTYQNILSKTSYIVPTHWTQIKTIDMHTGGEPLRVIVSGFPELKGKSVLEYRRDIKENYDYLRTALMFEPRGHADMYGCVLLPPNDDTADFGILFMHNEGYSTMCGHAIIAISTLAANMNWIDVKEGENKLEIDAPCGRITSYVSIKSGEVTGVRFHCVPSFVVGLDREVEVPGLGKIIYDLSYGGAFYAYVDLRKNNLLKFGLTDSDYRTIIQTGMDIKHAVMEQDKEILHPFENDLSFLYGTIFIDSAQEKENHTRNVCVFAEGEVDRSPTGSGVSGRIAIERSRNAIDFNSKLAIESITGSVFNCSLFAEKDFGPFKAVIPQVEGTAHITGMNTFIIDPNDPMKNGFILR from the coding sequence ATGTCAAGTACTTATCAAAACATTCTATCAAAAACAAGTTATATAGTCCCAACACATTGGACACAAATTAAAACTATAGATATGCACACTGGCGGAGAGCCATTGCGTGTTATCGTTTCTGGGTTTCCTGAACTAAAAGGAAAATCGGTATTGGAATATCGCAGAGACATCAAAGAAAATTACGATTATTTACGCACCGCACTTATGTTTGAACCTCGTGGTCATGCAGATATGTATGGTTGTGTTTTGCTTCCTCCAAATGATGATACAGCCGATTTTGGTATCCTATTTATGCACAATGAAGGATACAGTACTATGTGCGGACATGCAATTATTGCGATCAGTACATTAGCGGCAAACATGAATTGGATTGATGTTAAAGAAGGTGAAAATAAACTAGAAATTGATGCTCCTTGTGGTCGAATAACTTCTTATGTCTCTATAAAATCAGGTGAAGTGACCGGTGTTCGTTTTCATTGTGTACCAAGTTTTGTAGTTGGTTTGGATCGTGAGGTAGAAGTACCGGGACTTGGTAAAATTATTTATGATTTATCATACGGAGGAGCATTCTACGCTTATGTAGATTTAAGAAAAAATAATCTTTTGAAATTTGGATTAACCGATTCTGATTATCGTACCATCATTCAAACTGGTATGGATATAAAACATGCGGTTATGGAACAGGATAAAGAAATATTGCATCCGTTTGAAAATGATTTGAGTTTTCTGTACGGTACTATATTTATAGATAGTGCTCAAGAAAAAGAAAACCATACTAGAAATGTATGCGTTTTTGCTGAAGGTGAAGTAGACCGTTCTCCAACTGGGTCTGGCGTTTCTGGTAGAATAGCGATCGAAAGATCACGAAACGCTATAGATTTCAATAGTAAATTAGCTATAGAAAGTATCACGGGAAGCGTTTTTAATTGCTCTTTATTTGCAGAAAAAGACTTTGGCCCTTTTAAAGCAGTAATTCCTCAAGTAGAAGGAACAGCTCATATAACAGGAATGAATACTTTTATCATTGATCCAAATGACCCAATGAAAAACGGATTTATTCTGAGATAA
- a CDS encoding S28 family serine protease, whose product MKKIKNVLLLLLFVFSTYSSFAQTETAVQTDLKKKLVELFPGAEISEIKNLEGYTESYQLILNEPLDHKHPEKGTFKHYIYLSHHDFNSPMVIETHGYNAGNIKSEVSKLLKANQVAVEYRFYGKSRPNPVPWEYLTNDQAIEDYHNITTKLKELYKGKWISTGISKGGETSLIYKSKYPNDVDVAMPYVAPLISTQEDPRTVEHVKIVGTPECRAKVTHFQRALLQNREALLKEIVAYGEKEKMTFTEVSIDEALEYATLEFPFSFWQWGAKCEDIPADGASPKELFDYLNKVVGISYYNDKQYFDLLPSFYQHMTELGYYGFDFEPVKDLLKTVKSTSNLRFAPKGVDNTYNPEYIKKVRKYVETKGNKILYIYGGYDTWFSCAPTPSPKLDALKMVLPGGSHSTRVKNFPKEDQEKIMATLDRWLK is encoded by the coding sequence ATGAAGAAGATTAAAAATGTCTTACTATTACTATTATTCGTTTTCAGCACTTATTCTAGTTTCGCACAAACTGAAACTGCTGTTCAAACGGATTTAAAGAAAAAATTAGTTGAACTGTTTCCTGGAGCGGAAATTTCTGAAATAAAAAATCTAGAGGGTTATACAGAATCGTATCAGTTAATTTTAAACGAGCCTTTGGATCACAAACATCCTGAAAAAGGTACTTTTAAACATTATATTTATCTATCACACCATGATTTTAATAGTCCAATGGTAATTGAAACGCATGGTTACAATGCAGGGAATATTAAGAGCGAAGTGAGTAAATTGTTAAAAGCAAATCAAGTAGCTGTTGAGTATAGATTTTATGGTAAATCTAGACCTAATCCAGTGCCATGGGAATACTTGACGAATGACCAAGCGATAGAAGATTATCACAACATCACAACAAAATTAAAAGAGTTATACAAAGGGAAGTGGATATCTACTGGAATTAGTAAAGGAGGAGAGACATCTTTAATTTATAAATCTAAATATCCAAATGATGTAGATGTAGCAATGCCTTATGTTGCACCTTTAATTAGTACACAAGAAGATCCTAGAACTGTTGAGCACGTAAAAATTGTTGGAACTCCAGAATGTAGAGCAAAAGTTACTCATTTCCAGAGAGCTTTATTGCAAAACAGAGAAGCCCTTTTGAAAGAAATTGTAGCATATGGTGAAAAAGAAAAAATGACTTTTACAGAGGTATCTATTGATGAAGCACTAGAATATGCTACACTTGAGTTTCCATTTTCATTTTGGCAATGGGGAGCAAAATGTGAAGACATACCAGCTGATGGAGCTAGTCCTAAAGAGTTGTTTGATTATTTGAATAAAGTAGTAGGAATTAGTTATTATAATGATAAGCAATATTTTGATTTATTGCCATCTTTTTACCAACATATGACAGAACTGGGGTATTATGGTTTTGATTTTGAACCGGTAAAAGATTTATTGAAAACGGTAAAAAGTACATCAAATTTAAGATTTGCTCCTAAAGGGGTTGATAATACTTATAATCCTGAGTACATAAAAAAAGTGCGTAAATATGTAGAAACGAAGGGCAATAAGATACTTTATATTTATGGAGGATATGATACATGGTTCTCATGTGCACCAACTCCTAGTCCTAAGTTAGATGCTTTAAAAATGGTTCTTCCAGGAGGTAGCCATTCTACAAGGGTAAAAAATTTCCCAAAGGAAGATCAGGAAAAAATTATGGCAACACTAGATCGTTGGTTGAAATAG
- a CDS encoding GlsB/YeaQ/YmgE family stress response membrane protein — protein MDFFYFLLIGAISGWLGGQLWKGSGFGLLGNIIVGILGGIFGGWLAGNLGIGGGGLLWQIIIAAVGAWILLFIISLLKK, from the coding sequence ATGGATTTTTTTTATTTTCTTTTAATAGGTGCCATATCAGGATGGCTAGGCGGACAACTCTGGAAAGGTAGTGGTTTTGGTTTATTAGGCAATATAATTGTAGGTATACTGGGAGGTATTTTTGGAGGTTGGCTTGCTGGTAACTTAGGAATTGGCGGTGGCGGGTTGCTATGGCAAATTATAATTGCAGCTGTTGGCGCTTGGATTTTACTCTTCATAATTAGCTTATTAAAAAAATAA
- a CDS encoding S28 family serine protease, protein MMKKRYCLLVLFTLFLYSYSSFSQSVLKAKLIELFPNANIAEISNLTGYKESYRLILDEPLDHNHPEYGTFKHYVYLSHIDFNKPMVIETHGYNTGNIKSEVSKLLNANQVAVEYRFYGNSRPNPIPWQYLTSDQAVADYHNITVKLKELYKGKWISTGISKGGESALIYKAKYPNDVNISVPYVAPIINTQEDPRTTDRINSNGTPDCRSKIVAFQRSVLTNKTAVLAEFAKYATNYGVSYTEVSMEEALEYATLEFPFSFWQWYGNCASIPSSNASAATLFDYLNQVVGVDFYGDGKYDEYLPSFYQHMVELGYYGFNLTPVQDLLTIVKSPTNMRFAPKNTPAYNPDYIKEVRKYLETKGEKIMYIYGENDPWGACFVTPDPKLDYKMMVLPGGSHSTRIASFSTQDQNMITSTLNRWLAEPSLQVEQNKINSSGIVVYNYVSKGVYKVDIPTSSGDYKINVYNVLGQVIMHKTISGSDTATKIIDLTDKENGVYILKIESSGNSVFTRKLIKQ, encoded by the coding sequence ATGATGAAAAAGAGATACTGTCTTTTAGTTTTATTTACTTTGTTTTTATATTCCTATTCGAGTTTTTCTCAATCGGTTTTAAAAGCAAAATTGATAGAATTATTTCCCAATGCAAACATTGCAGAAATCAGTAATTTAACAGGTTATAAAGAATCTTATAGGTTAATTTTAGACGAACCTTTAGATCATAATCATCCAGAATATGGAACCTTTAAGCATTATGTTTATTTGTCTCATATAGATTTTAATAAACCAATGGTAATTGAAACTCACGGATATAATACAGGAAATATAAAAAGTGAAGTGAGTAAATTGCTTAACGCTAATCAAGTGGCGGTAGAATATCGTTTTTACGGAAATTCAAGACCTAACCCAATTCCATGGCAGTATTTAACCAGTGATCAAGCCGTTGCAGATTATCATAATATTACGGTAAAGCTAAAGGAATTGTATAAAGGGAAATGGATTTCTACAGGAATAAGTAAAGGAGGGGAATCGGCTTTAATTTATAAAGCAAAATATCCAAATGATGTAAATATTTCTGTACCCTATGTAGCACCTATCATAAATACACAAGAAGATCCAAGAACAACTGATCGTATAAATAGTAATGGAACTCCAGATTGTAGATCAAAAATTGTTGCTTTTCAGAGAAGTGTATTGACCAATAAAACAGCTGTTCTGGCTGAATTTGCTAAATATGCAACAAACTATGGAGTAAGCTATACGGAGGTTTCTATGGAAGAAGCATTAGAGTATGCAACATTAGAATTTCCTTTTTCTTTCTGGCAGTGGTATGGGAACTGTGCTTCAATCCCAAGTAGTAACGCTTCTGCCGCAACCTTATTTGATTATTTGAATCAAGTAGTAGGTGTAGATTTTTATGGAGATGGGAAATATGACGAATACTTACCTTCGTTTTATCAACATATGGTTGAGTTGGGATATTATGGCTTTAATTTAACTCCTGTTCAAGATTTATTAACCATAGTAAAATCGCCTACTAACATGCGATTTGCTCCAAAAAATACTCCAGCTTACAATCCTGATTATATTAAAGAAGTTAGGAAATATTTAGAGACAAAAGGAGAGAAGATAATGTATATATATGGAGAAAATGATCCATGGGGTGCATGTTTTGTTACTCCAGACCCCAAATTAGATTATAAAATGATGGTTTTGCCAGGAGGAAGTCATAGCACAAGGATTGCTAGTTTTTCTACCCAAGATCAAAATATGATTACCAGTACATTAAATAGATGGTTGGCCGAACCGTCATTACAAGTTGAGCAAAATAAAATTAATTCAAGTGGTATAGTTGTATACAACTATGTCTCTAAAGGGGTGTATAAAGTAGATATTCCAACTTCAAGCGGAGATTATAAAATAAATGTATACAATGTATTAGGGCAAGTAATTATGCATAAAACGATATCAGGATCAGATACTGCCACAAAAATAATTGACTTGACTGATAAGGAAAATGGAGTGTACATTCTTAAAATTGAATCATCAGGAAATTCGGTATTCACCCGGAAATTAATAAAGCAATGA
- a CDS encoding ornithine cyclodeaminase family protein: protein MKTIQLIPDSFIENNCNFKQLIESLKVGFATPSIQVPMRHHHDYPNPPEDKESTLLLMPAFNPGVDAGVKIVTVSPNNGNYNLPAIQGTYIYLDAHKGNIKAILDAKSLTTKRTASTSALASSFLSREDSSSLLMIGTGALAKNLIHAHTSVRPITKVYVWGRTIEKAQAVCDSLANEPYTCTAISSIEEKISEVDIISCATLSPTPLVFGKWLKEGQHLDLVGAYKKDMREADDDAIIKSSVFLDTYQGGLKESGDIVIPLNNGTLKAEDIKADLFELCNSAKKGRTSENEITYFKSVGHALEDLVAASYFYNEFISNK, encoded by the coding sequence ATGAAAACTATTCAACTTATTCCCGATTCGTTTATAGAAAACAATTGTAATTTCAAACAACTTATCGAAAGCCTAAAAGTGGGTTTTGCAACGCCATCCATACAAGTACCGATGCGTCATCACCACGATTATCCTAATCCTCCAGAAGACAAAGAGTCTACATTATTATTAATGCCTGCTTTTAATCCAGGCGTAGATGCTGGTGTAAAAATTGTAACAGTAAGTCCTAACAATGGTAACTACAATCTTCCAGCCATTCAAGGAACCTACATTTATTTGGATGCCCATAAGGGAAATATCAAAGCTATTTTGGACGCAAAATCATTAACCACAAAACGTACTGCTTCAACCTCAGCATTAGCCAGCAGTTTTCTCTCTAGAGAAGATTCCTCATCTTTATTAATGATAGGAACTGGTGCTTTGGCAAAAAACTTAATACATGCCCATACTAGTGTTAGGCCTATTACAAAAGTGTATGTTTGGGGAAGAACCATAGAAAAAGCACAAGCCGTTTGCGATTCTCTCGCTAACGAACCATATACCTGCACAGCTATTAGCTCTATAGAAGAAAAAATCTCCGAGGTAGATATTATCTCCTGTGCTACTTTATCGCCTACCCCATTGGTTTTTGGAAAATGGCTAAAAGAGGGACAACATCTTGACTTAGTTGGTGCCTATAAAAAAGACATGAGAGAGGCAGATGATGATGCTATTATTAAATCATCTGTGTTTTTAGATACTTACCAAGGTGGCTTAAAAGAGAGTGGTGATATTGTAATCCCTTTAAATAATGGTACTTTAAAGGCAGAGGATATCAAAGCTGATCTATTCGAATTATGCAATAGTGCCAAAAAAGGAAGAACTTCTGAAAATGAAATTACTTATTTTAAATCAGTAGGTCATGCATTAGAAGACCTGGTTGCTGCCTCTTATTTTTATAATGAATTTATTTCCAACAAATAA
- a CDS encoding DUF4407 domain-containing protein yields the protein MLKQFFILCSGADKQLLEGCSDGEQTKFVGIGATVFFTAVMAFIASAYALFTVFDSVYPALLFGLVWSLLIFNLDRFIVSTIRKRDRFSSEIMQATPRILLAIIIAIVISKPLEIKIFEKEINTVLLKEKNAMALNNKKEVANYFKSDLDKNKAEITSLKAEIANKEKEVNTLYETYIKEAEGTAGTKKMGKGPVFKEKIAKHNLASKELDTIRKNNLAKIAALEKASKTLQTDLDKKVVATQPVIDGFDGLMARINALNKLPWLPSFFIMLLFLAIETSPIIAKLLSPKGEYDFKLEDIETALKATIEQDKYQRTLLIKASAMMHDKIYADIVEDKNLYNLQRKNTIELLEQQSHNFVKKQMRTL from the coding sequence ATGTTAAAACAATTCTTTATCCTCTGCTCAGGGGCAGACAAACAGCTCCTAGAAGGTTGTTCAGATGGCGAACAAACCAAATTTGTTGGTATTGGTGCCACAGTTTTTTTTACAGCAGTTATGGCTTTTATTGCCAGTGCTTATGCCCTTTTCACTGTTTTTGACAGTGTTTACCCTGCTCTGCTTTTTGGACTTGTTTGGAGTTTACTTATTTTTAATCTTGACCGTTTTATTGTTTCTACCATTCGAAAAAGAGATCGCTTTAGTAGTGAAATAATGCAGGCTACTCCTCGAATTCTCTTAGCTATTATCATTGCAATCGTAATTTCAAAACCTTTGGAGATTAAAATTTTTGAAAAAGAAATTAATACCGTTTTATTGAAAGAAAAAAATGCCATGGCTTTAAATAACAAAAAAGAAGTGGCAAATTATTTCAAATCGGATTTAGACAAAAATAAAGCCGAAATTACGAGTCTTAAAGCAGAAATTGCCAATAAAGAAAAAGAAGTCAACACTCTTTATGAAACCTACATTAAAGAAGCCGAAGGAACTGCTGGAACAAAGAAGATGGGTAAAGGTCCTGTCTTTAAAGAAAAAATAGCCAAACACAATCTAGCTTCAAAAGAACTGGATACCATCCGAAAAAACAATTTAGCCAAAATTGCTGCATTAGAAAAAGCTTCTAAAACATTGCAAACCGATCTGGACAAAAAAGTTGTCGCAACCCAACCTGTCATTGATGGTTTTGATGGCTTAATGGCGAGAATCAATGCCTTAAACAAATTGCCTTGGCTTCCGTCCTTTTTTATAATGCTACTTTTCTTAGCAATTGAAACTTCACCAATTATTGCCAAATTATTATCTCCTAAAGGTGAATATGATTTTAAATTAGAAGACATAGAAACAGCCTTAAAAGCGACAATTGAACAAGATAAATACCAACGTACCCTATTAATCAAAGCTAGTGCAATGATGCATGATAAAATCTATGCCGATATTGTTGAAGATAAAAACTTATACAATTTGCAAAGAAAAAATACAATTGAATTATTAGAGCAACAATCTCATAATTTTGTAAAAAAACAAATGAGAACATTATAA
- a CDS encoding saccharopine dehydrogenase family protein, producing the protein MRTILIIGAGRSASSLIQYLLNKSVSEDLHLVIGDLSLALAEKKTNNHPNATPIALDIFDENQRKSAIEKADIVISMLPAHLHIEVAKDCIVYKKHLVTASYISDAMQELDKLAKENNLIFMNEIGLDPGIDHMSAMKVIDEIREKGGEMLLFESFCGGLVAPESDNNLWNYKFTWAPRNVVLAGQGGAAKFIQEGTYKYIPYVNLFRRTEFLEVEGYGKFEAYSNRDSLKYRSVYGLDNVLTLYRGTIRRVGFSKAWNMFVQLGMTDDSYIMENSENMSYRQFVNSFLPYHPTDSVEIKMRLILKIDQDDIMWDKLLELDLFNRNKKVGLKDATPAQILEKILSESWALEPEDKDMIVMYHKFGYKHGGEERQIDSKMVCIGEDQTYTAMAKTVGLPVAMATLLILNGKITTPGVQLPIRKEVYLPILKELEEYGVVFNEQAMPYIGYNPDKVFS; encoded by the coding sequence ATGAGAACTATTCTAATTATTGGGGCAGGAAGATCTGCTTCTTCTTTAATACAATACCTTTTGAACAAATCGGTATCAGAAGATTTGCATCTTGTTATTGGTGATTTATCTTTGGCTTTGGCTGAAAAAAAGACCAATAATCATCCTAATGCAACTCCTATTGCTTTAGATATATTTGATGAGAATCAAAGAAAAAGTGCAATTGAAAAAGCTGACATTGTTATTTCAATGTTGCCTGCACATCTTCATATAGAGGTAGCTAAAGATTGTATTGTATATAAAAAGCATCTGGTAACGGCATCTTATATTAGTGATGCAATGCAAGAATTGGATAAGTTAGCCAAAGAGAATAATCTAATTTTCATGAATGAAATTGGACTCGATCCAGGGATTGATCACATGAGTGCTATGAAAGTGATTGATGAAATTCGAGAAAAAGGAGGTGAAATGCTATTGTTTGAATCTTTTTGCGGAGGTTTAGTAGCGCCAGAATCGGATAATAATTTATGGAATTATAAGTTCACCTGGGCGCCAAGGAATGTAGTTCTTGCTGGTCAAGGTGGAGCTGCAAAGTTTATACAAGAAGGAACTTATAAATACATCCCGTATGTGAATTTGTTTCGTAGAACAGAATTTTTGGAAGTAGAAGGTTACGGTAAGTTTGAAGCATATTCTAACAGAGACTCTTTAAAATATAGAAGTGTTTATGGTTTGGATAATGTTCTTACCTTATATAGAGGAACAATCCGAAGAGTAGGATTCTCTAAAGCATGGAATATGTTTGTGCAATTGGGTATGACGGATGATAGTTATATCATGGAAAATTCTGAAAACATGAGCTACAGACAATTTGTGAATTCCTTCCTCCCATACCATCCAACTGATTCAGTTGAAATTAAAATGCGTTTGATTCTAAAAATTGACCAGGATGATATCATGTGGGATAAGCTTTTAGAATTGGATTTATTCAATCGTAATAAAAAAGTGGGATTGAAAGATGCTACTCCTGCACAAATTCTTGAAAAAATACTTAGCGAAAGTTGGGCTTTAGAGCCAGAAGATAAAGATATGATTGTTATGTATCACAAGTTTGGGTATAAACACGGAGGAGAAGAAAGACAAATAGATTCAAAAATGGTATGTATTGGTGAAGATCAAACCTATACCGCTATGGCAAAAACAGTAGGATTACCAGTTGCAATGGCAACTTTGTTAATCTTGAACGGTAAAATTACAACTCCAGGAGTACAGCTTCCTATACGTAAGGAAGTGTATCTGCCAATTTTGAAAGAGTTAGAAGAGTATGGTGTTGTTTTTAATGAACAAGCAATGCCTTATATAGGATACAATCCTGATAAAGTATTTAGTTAA
- the pckA gene encoding phosphoenolpyruvate carboxykinase (ATP) produces the protein MDNYALSAKSISLNELGIENAKIQYQLTPNELHDITIQSGQGVENSSGALAINTGEFTGRSPQDRFIVKDSITEDKVWWGKVNIPFEPAAFDALYKKVTAYLSNKEVFVRDSYVCADPNYRLNVRVVTETAWSNLFCYNMFLRPETEELKGFTPEWTVICAPGFHADPSVDGTRQSNFAILDFTKKIALIGGTGYTGEMKKGIFSALNFVLPVFKNTLPMHCSANVGEEGDTAIFFGLSGTGKTTLSADPERKLIGDDEHGWTNENTVFNFEGGCYAKVINLTEENEPDIFRAIKKGAILENVVFKAGTNEVDFHDVSITQNTRVSYPIDHIDNIQPGSIGKNPKNIFFLTADAYGILPPISKLTPGQAAYHFISGYTAKVAGTEAGVTEPQPNFSACFGAPFMPLHPTKYAEMLSKKMKDANVKVWLINTGWTGGPYGTGSRMKLKFTRAMITAALKGELDNVEYVDHKSFGIAIPQSCPNVPSEILNPRNTWEDQNLYDTKAVELAQKFKANFAKFEEFANAEIMAGAPIA, from the coding sequence ATGGACAACTACGCCTTATCTGCGAAATCGATTTCGTTAAATGAACTGGGAATTGAGAATGCTAAAATTCAGTATCAACTAACACCTAACGAGTTACATGATATTACAATCCAATCTGGGCAGGGAGTAGAAAATTCTTCTGGAGCTTTGGCTATAAATACAGGTGAGTTTACTGGACGATCTCCTCAGGATAGATTTATTGTCAAAGATAGTATTACTGAAGACAAAGTATGGTGGGGAAAAGTGAATATTCCGTTTGAACCTGCTGCTTTTGATGCTCTTTATAAAAAAGTAACGGCCTATTTATCAAACAAAGAAGTTTTTGTTAGAGACTCTTATGTTTGTGCCGACCCAAATTACAGATTGAATGTAAGAGTAGTTACAGAAACTGCTTGGTCTAATTTGTTTTGTTACAATATGTTCTTGAGACCAGAAACAGAAGAATTGAAAGGTTTCACTCCTGAATGGACTGTAATTTGCGCTCCTGGTTTTCATGCAGATCCATCAGTAGATGGAACTCGTCAAAGTAATTTTGCTATTCTAGATTTTACAAAAAAAATCGCCTTAATAGGTGGTACTGGTTATACTGGAGAAATGAAAAAAGGAATTTTCTCTGCTTTGAATTTTGTTTTACCAGTTTTCAAAAACACTTTACCAATGCACTGTAGTGCAAATGTTGGAGAAGAAGGTGATACTGCTATCTTCTTTGGTTTATCCGGAACAGGAAAAACAACTTTATCTGCTGATCCAGAAAGAAAACTAATTGGTGATGATGAACATGGATGGACTAACGAGAATACTGTTTTCAATTTTGAAGGTGGTTGTTATGCCAAAGTAATTAATCTAACAGAGGAGAATGAACCAGACATTTTTAGAGCGATCAAAAAAGGAGCTATTCTAGAAAATGTAGTTTTCAAAGCTGGAACAAATGAAGTTGATTTTCATGATGTTTCTATTACTCAAAACACAAGGGTAAGTTATCCTATTGACCATATTGATAATATTCAGCCTGGTTCTATTGGTAAAAATCCAAAAAATATATTTTTCTTAACAGCCGATGCTTATGGTATTTTGCCTCCTATCTCAAAATTGACACCAGGTCAGGCAGCTTACCACTTTATTTCTGGTTATACCGCTAAAGTTGCAGGAACAGAAGCTGGTGTTACAGAACCTCAACCTAATTTCTCAGCTTGTTTTGGTGCTCCATTTATGCCATTACATCCAACTAAATATGCTGAAATGCTTAGCAAAAAAATGAAAGATGCTAATGTAAAAGTTTGGCTTATTAATACAGGTTGGACAGGAGGTCCTTACGGTACAGGAAGCCGAATGAAATTAAAATTCACTCGTGCTATGATTACTGCTGCATTAAAAGGAGAATTAGATAATGTTGAGTATGTAGATCATAAATCATTTGGTATTGCAATTCCGCAATCATGTCCAAATGTTCCTAGTGAAATCTTAAATCCAAGAAATACTTGGGAAGACCAAAATTTATACGATACAAAAGCTGTTGAATTAGCTCAGAAATTTAAAGCTAATTTTGCGAAATTTGAAGAATTTGCCAATGCCGAAATAATGGCTGGCGCACCGATTGCTTAA